A single genomic interval of Aegicerativicinus sediminis harbors:
- a CDS encoding glycoside hydrolase family 43 protein yields the protein MKKLVYLLILASLITNCKQEVAESVNEEKQSTKETVKLEINNPIIKDKFTADPAALVYNGTVYLYAGHDEAPDDFHFYRMNEWLVYSSQNMVDWQEHPVPLKPSDFAWAKGDAWAAQVIERDGKFYWYVTVTHNDSHPGKAIGVAVADSPIGPFKDALGEALITNDMTTEVGISWDDIDPTVFIEGDQAYLFWGNTKCYWAKLKNNMIELDGEIHTVDLPNFTEAPWIHKKGDWYYLSYAYQFPEKTAYAMSKSIEGPWEYKGILNELAGNSNTNHQSIIEYKGKDYFIYHTGGIQPNGGSFRRSVCIDELHYNHDGTLKRVFMTSEGIQK from the coding sequence ATGAAAAAATTAGTGTATTTACTTATTCTGGCTTCGTTAATTACCAATTGTAAACAAGAAGTAGCAGAATCTGTAAATGAGGAAAAGCAATCCACAAAGGAAACTGTTAAGTTGGAGATAAATAATCCGATTATAAAGGACAAGTTTACGGCAGATCCGGCGGCACTAGTTTATAATGGAACCGTCTATTTATATGCTGGTCATGATGAAGCTCCAGACGATTTTCATTTTTACAGAATGAATGAATGGCTGGTATATTCTTCACAGAATATGGTGGATTGGCAAGAGCATCCAGTTCCTTTAAAACCATCAGATTTTGCTTGGGCCAAAGGAGATGCATGGGCAGCACAAGTTATTGAAAGGGATGGCAAATTTTACTGGTATGTTACCGTAACCCACAATGATTCTCATCCAGGTAAGGCAATTGGAGTTGCGGTGGCAGATTCGCCTATAGGTCCATTTAAAGATGCACTTGGGGAGGCATTAATTACTAATGATATGACCACAGAAGTTGGGATTTCTTGGGATGACATAGATCCTACCGTTTTTATTGAAGGAGATCAGGCTTATTTATTTTGGGGCAATACAAAATGTTATTGGGCCAAATTGAAGAATAACATGATTGAGTTAGATGGGGAAATTCATACAGTTGATTTGCCAAACTTCACAGAAGCACCTTGGATTCATAAAAAAGGAGATTGGTATTATTTAAGTTATGCCTACCAATTTCCTGAAAAAACCGCTTATGCAATGAGTAAATCCATAGAGGGACCTTGGGAGTATAAAGGAATTTTAAATGAATTAGCTGGTAATTCTAACACAAACCATCAATCTATCATTGAATATAAAGGAAAGGATTATTTCATATACCATACAGGTGGAATTCAGCCTAATGGAGGAAGTTTTAGGCGATCTGTATGTATTGATGAACTGCATTATAACCATGATGGTACTT